In the genome of Lactuca sativa cultivar Salinas chromosome 3, Lsat_Salinas_v11, whole genome shotgun sequence, the window agccttttcccaagtgatggccccgtcatccagcagagtatggataacaaccacggactattctagacagtccagtggacactagcaggctcgcaacctgtaggtgttttgaactgtgtattcaccaggtgtactctaaaaacccatcgacatgtattgcgagtggattctcggaaacgatactgtcgataaacgagataaaaacacattgatatgtattgtgagtggactctcgaaaacgatactgtcaataaaaccctggcagatgcgcctaaaggaatCTACCGGCAggagcgcctaatagagaacctcataaccccgacagatgcgcctaaaaggactattccgacagatgcgccccatagagaatgtcacaattttggcagctgcgcctaagtgacagaactagcagttgtgcttgacagatgtgtcatttacaacgattgaattcgtacctattccttaggatactccttaggaatgaatgaagaagaaatagttgattcttagggtagatccttaagaataaagaagataatggggatgggtaattgggttaactgtttgatgattaaacataataattatattattgtgggttgaaaaccctatgtactcaccaggttttccaacctgacccactcagttttttatatcacaggtgtcgatatgaagtgacattacactgagagattaaagagatgtagatcactagtgataatgaatgtcagttatgtttatgcttatgtatctgtattaacgatgacatcccaaacgttttaaaaatacatttcttcaaaaatgctttgataacgtatttatcatgttttactgggaacaaattcaacaacatttttattaaaagaagtactctgatttttataaatcataaacaaaatcggtcttttctggccgtgaaaatggggatgtcacatggagtgttcatatgatgaaggagaactcgacgagttgttcatacaactcggcgagtcggatgcagattgactaAGTGTTTGTGtcaaagaggaactcgtcgagtctatgccaaactcgacgagtagtagtgaCCAGAATTGAGAAATAacaatagggactcgacgagttggtgggccaaatcgacgagtcaggtcacctgtatgttgactttgaccaagaggttgactttgaccaggggtaaaatagtcattttaccctcagtatagttatcagtatttgtttgagtgtacttatggaaattgtagacGGGGTGAAACCGGAGCAGCGGCAGACAGATTCTAGAGTAGTTAATTCAGTACTTagattacgaggtgagtcttccttccagtaggaacgggtctacggccacaatgccggcccgtttagttagcagtattttcggaccttggtccgatgtagtagttagattgcttgatgtctttgtgattcaagtatgttttatattatgtgttccggactccggtctgatgctgtatgcagtatatgtgcctatgctagttgatatgtttatgttatgccatGATATGcttagtcagtttccggacttcggtccgatgcaggggacaaggtcccagtcagttccggactttggtccgatgcagagggcaaggccctggttagttccggacttcggtccgatgcagtttccggacttcggcccgatgcagtgggcaaggcccagtatgtgtttatatatttttgtgtagtatgtggtagtttgggggagctcactaagcttcgtgcttacagtttcagttttggtttcaggtacttccgcaagtaaagggaagagctcgggatgatggcatcgcacacaccacagcttcagtatttgtcctgggagttgattagcTTTTCATTGACATGATTTGATATAGTCTTGATACAattttcttgtgatactttgttatGGTTTTGGATACATTGACgtatatgttttattttatggtattgatctaatgattttagtaatgattaaacaaaaatttttgggtcgtattttaggATGTTACGGTTTCACACCTAGTACTTAATATATTCAATATGATTACCAAAActatattattaaaattatacTGTAACATTTTCAAACAAAACAATTTAATCACACATGAACAAAAAGATCGAGACTGGACCTATCTATAATAAGACCGAACCAAAAAAAGACTACACTACAAAAAGACTAGACTGAAAACAATGTGACCGAGACCtgtctaaaaataaaaaagaaagggCCGGTCCAGTAAAGACTGGACCATTCCAGGACCGACTGAAAACCGGTCGGTGATCGACTCAAGACTGGTCTCAAAAAAGACCATAAGCCAAATTTTATATACATATCAATTTTGTGATAATCACAAGTTAACCAATTTCTTCTATTTTTTAGTaaattttaatgtattattttgaTGATAATCACACATTTGTTAACAGAAACCCTAGAAAAAAAAATCCctcaaaattaaacgaaaaaatatgaatataaagACCGAGAGatcaaaccaaaaaaaaaacaagacCGGGCCAGAAAGATTGGACCAAAAaaaagaacaagaagaagaaaaaacCGCTTTTAGATCATCTGAAATAAAAAACTGAACCGTTTTAGAATTGATCGATCTAAAACCGCTAATTCTAAACCTACCGGGAGACACCTAAAAAAGTAAAGTTGGGCCACTCTAGGTCCATGTAACCCATTAATTTAACCCGTTTTAGCTTAATTTTATGATTTTGCTTATTTCTCCTCTTGGAGATAAGATAACCTAAAATCCgattcattaataaatatataagtcaGAATTGCTGCATTAAATATGGTGATAATCTAAGAGCAAATCGAATCGACTATCGACTATAGATAATAGATGTGAGTATCATGTGCTTTGAAACTAACATGAGATAAATACATGAAAACGAtgtgttttgcatgtttcaaagTGAAAGTGATGATTTATATGGATGCATTTGTTAAAAAGTTGCATGATCCTTTTAAATAGGAGTATGATGGACGAAAGCCGTGGTGTCGGTGAGGGTGCAAAGGTGGTGATCCTAACATATTAAAACCATTATGTACACATAAAGtgatttttacatgtttttataaTGATTTCATGTTTATGCATATAACCGTGTTATTCACCAACCTATGTGACTTAAGTAACATATATGCATATATCTCTCATAAAGTGATAAAGACATTTTATAAAGTGATAAAGATGTGTAATCGATACTTTATGATGACACATGTAATGTTTTTTTAGGATCGTTAACAATGTAACATTAGTTAACGTAACATTcataatatgaaaaataaacaagGAGACTATTTATTGTAATTTGATGTcgagattatatatatatgacgACTCACGGATGTCAAGACAAAGGATTTATGAATTATAAATTTATGATATAGTCTTTCGGAGGGCATGACCTTAGATAAGAGGGTCTGACATGAAGAACCTTGTTCTTTCAGATGACCTATATAAGAGGGTGTAAATGTCGAATATCATGTTAGATAAGTAACCTGACAATCATCtaggtttattattattattattattgttgttgttgataCCCACTCTCGGCTTATATGTTTTTTTCTAATATATCCTCATACCTTTTTAATGTCCACATTGAACTTATTCTCCCTTTTCTCTTGCCTTATTTGTAGGTCTCAGAATCATGGCGTAGGTCATCAATGTGACATGATCATTTTAACTCTTATAAGGCATGCATGTCGACattggtgttgtttgttttttgaagcaaaaatccataaagtctgcggaccactctctgcaaccctctgcagtagaagaggtggaccaaacggctgcagactgtaataagaagcgtgtttgttttttttaacatctgcatgcagctgcagatattaaaaaattaaaataatctgATTTTATaatctaaaaatagttttttaataccgaaaatttaataatgtatgacattttggcaataatttatgatatttcagcaaaaaatgttgatattttaacaaaaaataaagatattttagcataaaataatgatatttcatcaacaaattattattattcaatataaaaaaatcaacaagaataaaaaaaaaagtgaaataagATTTAagcaatatataattaatattttagcaAGAAAAAAAAAGAGGTTGAAAGAGATAGGAAGAGGCAAAACAAGTGTTGCGCCAAGAAGAACACTCGCAAAGGTTTTTTAATCCGGagacttctgaaaaacaaacatcTGCGAGATGAAAAATGTTGTGCGTGTGCTACGCCGCGCAGCAATAAGAGATCTGAAGAggttttttcaaaaaacaaacaacaaagTGGCATTGCTTGATTCACCGTTGTATTTTATGAGAATATGACAAATTAAGTACCGAAATGCAATAATTACGTGATTGTTGCTAACGTGATGATTAAACCATGACAAGTTATCAAATGGCATGATCCATCATCCATGCATTTTATTTTGGTTACATGTGAGAATTTCGATATGTTTTCTTATAAATATGTCGTTAAATGTTTCATTTCAAAAAGATCAAACTAAAAAATCAGCTAAAAAAAACAACAGATTAAATAAGCCAAACatgttaaaaatccataaaaccTTCTAATCGTTCTTACCTAAAGATTTCGATTATtataataacaaaatataatttcTAATCATACTTAATCCATTAAAATTTCTAAAAAATGTAAGAAAAGTGTTTATGCCTTATTATAAAATATACTATCTATTTGGATTCGAATTAACTTTTGCCCCTGACATCCAATCCACTAACTGCATGTTCCCTTTTGTGATTTGTAAAATACGCATATGATTGATTTGGGATCATGAGGTGTGGTGGGCCTAGGAATTGAGTGGGCGTTGAAACTTGAAATGAGTTACTATAAATAGAGAAGCCATCCTGTTTTTCCATCATCAACATTCGAAAACAGAGAGAATTAGTGCTGGAAGCTCGAAGTACAAATCGTTAAGCAAGGATTACAAGCTATCTGAGCTAAGGTATAAGCTTTCTCTTTACATTTTGGAAGTTATTTAAGTTATATGTGTAACAGAATAACCTTGTACTTTTAAGAATAAATTGATAAAAAAACGTGGTTTAGTTTCTATAGAGTACAATTATACAAATTAATTTAAAAGATACGTGGGTCATAATGTGGTTGTTTAGTGATCTTATTCATTTGTTTTTACAAAATACACAAATCATCACAGTATACTTCTATAGTTTTCTAatcatatatatttatttgaaaagaGATTATCCGTTAAATATTTACTCCATgttaataaatatatttaattaaatcaaTTTCATGTAGTTTATCTATATCACATAAATCACCAATAATGATTCCTTGCTGCATTTCAGTTTAGCATACATGTCTCACCAAACAAGAAGTGGTCTTGGGTATGGTAATCAAGAGGCAATGACGACTAGTGCAAGTACACCTCAGCAGGTTGGTGGCCCTAGTCGACAAGCAAGGAATACCAATCAGGAAGTGGACTTAAGGGCCACAATTGCTGAAGAGGTTTCACGAGCCCTTCGTGAGGCTGTTCCAATGATTGTGGAACAAAATCGGGACATCATTGCAAAGATGATGGAAGAGCGACTGAATGTGAACAGGAGAACCGAAGAGGTGAATGAAAACATGGATCAGTTACAAATTGAGCAACAAAGAGGTGATGAAACAAACCAGAAAGATGGGTGTTCGTATAAGTATTTCTTGAGTTGTAAGCCACCAGAGTTTAAGGGAAGTGGTGATCCTGTGATTAGTATGAGGTGGTTGAAAGAAATGGAAAATGTGTTTAAAACAAGCAAGTGTTCTGAAGGTGATAAGGTCATGTATGCAGTGACAATGTTGAAGGATGAAGCTCTATATTGGTGGGACATGGTTAGTGGTATGCTTGGAGAGGGAATTGTGGGACAACTCACATGGGGTCAATTCATTGCGAAGTTCAAGGAAGATTTCATTTCAGAAAGTGCATTGGATCAGATTGAGGAAGAGTTTCTGACACTTAAACAAGGGGAGTCTTCTGTGGTTGATTACACTTACAAGTTCATGGAAAAAGCAAGGTTTGTAGAGCACCAAATCCCTACCGAAAAGAAAAAGATTAAAAGGTACGTATGGGGGTTAAGGGCAAACATTCGTGAGTTTGTCTCAAATCGCGACTTGGCCACTTTTAGACAAGTTGTGGAAGCGGCTAAAGAAAGAGAGAAGGAACTAAACTTTCAAAAACATGAAATGAGTAGTGTTGTTAAAAGGAAACGGGATGACCGAACATATGAATCATCCAAAAAGCTCCAAATTGAAGGTGGTAGTAGGAAATCCGATAAACAAAGAGATGCAAAGTGGTGTGAGAAGTACAACCGGAAGCACATAAGGGAATGCACTCCCGAGGTTGTGGAGTGTTGTCGTTGTGGGAAAGGTGATGATCAATTTAGTTGGGACTAtaaccataaaaataaaatatgttaTGAGTGTTCATTGGTTGGACATGTGAGGGTTGATTATCCTAAATTAAAGAAACGAGAGCCTTGTTCGAAGGTGGAAGTGGTCAGGTGTAGGAGAGGAACTGTGAAAGAAGAACGAGATTTTATGTGTTAAGggatgtgagtttcaaatgatcATCGATGAGGCGATTACGATATCGGATGTTGTTATAGGTACATTTTTATTAACTTTTACGTGCAGGAGTGTTATTTAAGTCAAGTGCTAATAAGTCGTTTGTTtctgaaatgttttttttaaagatttGATGTAACTCCTAATAAGTTAGATGACACATTAGCACTAGAGATGATGGATATATAGCGATCATGTTCTAGTGAATGTTGGATATAACGATTGTTTGATTTAGGTCATAGTCACAAATTACTAGTGAATGATATGTATTTTCGAgttcattttttttgttcttttagtTGGATGTCTAATCGATACGAAGGGTGTAATGGTGATTGACTTGCTTGAGTTTCCAATACTAAAACCATAGTTGCAACATTTTGATacgttttaaataataaaaaataatcataaaatctATCAACATATTTGTATACTCAAAATCATTTGTAAATCTTTTTTGTTCATTTAATGCATTTATACACTCAAAATCATTCATAATTCTTTCGATGATTTTATGTATACAACATTGTTCATGTAATTTTTCAGTACATTCAAATAATCAACCTTGTAAAACAGATATAATAAAAAATACTATGTCCGATGCGCTCTCATACTTTTATATCAACTATCATCAAATATGGCATGCTAACGAATCCTATAGATTTGTTTATAGGGTAATTTGCTAATGAGTAATAGGCAATATGGTATACACAATTTGTTGATGCTCAGGTGGAGCACGATCACAACATGAACACTGCCCTTTAGTAGTGACTCCCGTCACGATTGATCATACCCTTCTTCTCCCG includes:
- the LOC111912373 gene encoding uncharacterized protein LOC111912373, with product MSHQTRSGLGYGNQEAMTTSASTPQQVGGPSRQARNTNQEVDLRATIAEEVSRALREAVPMIVEQNRDIIAKMMEERLNVNRRTEEVNENMDQLQIEQQRGDETNQKDGCSYKYFLSCKPPEFKGSGDPVISMRWLKEMENVFKTSKCSEGDKVMYAVTMLKDEALYWWDMVSGMLGEGIVGQLTWGQFIAKFKEDFISESALDQIEEEFLTLKQGESSVVDYTYKFMEKARFVEHQIPTEKKKIKRYVWGLRANIREFVSNRDLATFRQVVEAAKEREKELNFQKHEMSSVVKRKRDDRTYESSKKLQIEGGSRKSDKQRDAKWCEKYNRKHIRECTPEVVECCRCGKGDDQFSWDYNHKNKICYECSLVGHVRVDYPKLKKREPCSKVEVVRCRRGTVKEERDFMC